ATCTCAAGCCATAAGCGGGTCATCTCCATAAACAGGCTGTTTCGCTGTTCACGGTACTGATGATGCGTTCCTTCCGCCATATAATGTGCTGCAGTCCTTCTCCTTTCCACCGTGCCGAACCACGGGAACATCTGCATAACCCTCAGGTCAAACCACTGGTTTCCCATCAGCCGCTCCATGGGAGGTGTAAAAAATCCTGCTGAAAGCTCAGGATCGGGCAGGGCAGAGGCAATATCGGCCTGCTGCAATGATGCCTCATAAGCTTTTTGCCCGGCCTGCAGTCCGGGATTACTTTTCAGCGCCTCTTCAAGGTACCTCTCCGGGTATACCTGGGCAACTAAAGGAGGGCTGATGAAAACGGCAACCAAAACAAGAGTTGCAGCCAGGAAAGCCGCCATGGCTGGTTGCCGTGGTTGGGGTCCTGTTTCAGTCAGGCAGGGGTTGTATCCAACTTTTCCCGGACTGATCTTTCCGATTTCCGAATCTGATATAATCATGCTATTGCGCTTCATCATATTTCTGTTTTTGCAAAATCCCGGTTTTCCCAATCAATCGTATCATTTTTTCTGATCTGTCTTATCGTTCCTCCCCTGATCAATCTTATCATTTACTCTGCTCAATAACTTCATTATTAAGTGGTTCACGGTAACTCTGCCTCATTGCTATTATCCTGGCTCAGCATCCGCTCATTCCATGCCGTAAAAAGAACCGGTACCAGGAATAGGGTGATAAGGGCAATGGTCATTCCGCCAAATGCCGGTATGGCCATTGGTATCATTATATCTGCCCCTCTTCCTGTCGAGGTCAGGATGGGCAGAAGCGCCAGAAGTGTTGTTGCCGTGGTCATCAATGCGGGGCGCACGCGTTTTTTGCCTGCTTCGAGGACTGCCGCATAGAGCTCTTCCCTGTTTTCCGGCTTGTGCTTTTTAAAGCTGTTTTGAAGGTACGTTGCTATCAGCACGCCGTCATCGGTGGCAATCCCGAAAAGTGCAATAAAGCCCACCCAGACAGCCACGCTGAGGTTTACCACATCCATCTGGAAAAGATCCCGCATATTCACCCCGAAAGCGCTGAAGTTCATAAACCATGATTGTCCGTAAAGCCACAGCATCAGGAACCCTCCTGCAAACGCAAGTGCTATGGCTGAAAAAATCATAAGCGAGGTGGAGACTGAACGGAACTGGAAATAGAGTATCAGGAATATCACTATCATCGACAGGGGTATGACCAGCATCAGGCGGCGCTCGGCACGCATCTGGTTTTCATAGTTGCCCGAAAACTGGAAATTCACACCCTGCGGAACGACTATATCGCCGCTCTCAATCCTCTGCTCTATCATCTCTGTTGCCTGTTCGATGACCGACAGGTCAGCATGTCCCTGCTCCTTGTCGAAGGTTATATAGGCCACCAGGAATGTATCTTCTCCGCGTATCATACCCGGTCCGCGCCGGAAAGTTATCTCCGCTACCTCGCCCAGGGGGATCTGGTACCCGGCAGGAGAGCTGAGCCAGATATCTTTCAGTTTCTCCGGCTCGTCGCGGAAATCACGCGCGTAGCGGGCCCGGATGTTATACCTTTCCCGGCCCTCCACCGTGGTTGTCATTGTCATCCCGCCAATTGCCACCTCCACCACATGCTGAAACTCTTCAACGGTAATGCCGTGACGGGCCAGGGCACGCCGGTCGGGTTTTATCTCCAGGTAAGGCTTACCCACCACCCGGTCGGCGAAAACCGTAGAGCCCCTGATATAAGGCACCTCCTGCAGAACTCCCTCCATCTGCATTGCAAATCCTTCAATGGTTTCCAGGTCAGGGCCAAACACCTTCATCCCCATCGGCGCCCGCATGCCGGTCTGCAGCATCACCAGCCGTGTTTCAATGGGCTGCAGTTTTGGCGCCGATGTTAGTCCGGGAAACCTCGCTGCCCGGGTTATCTCCTGCCAGATGTCGTCAGGCGTTTGTATATGGTCGCGCCATTGCCGGTAATAACGGCCGCGGGGGTGGGGGATAAGCTCACCGTTTTCATCCCGCACAAACTCCCCGTCCCGGTCCACCTCAAACCGTATCTTCCGGCCATCCATGTCGCTTTTGTATTCACTCCTGTAGTTGATCACATTCTCGAACATGGTCATCGGGGCAGGGTCAAGGGGACTCTCGGCGCGGCCGGCCTTTCCGACCACCATCTCCACCTCCGGAATGGACGCCACGCGGCGGTCCAGTTCCTGCAGGACTTTCAGGTTGTACTCAATGCCGGTATGAGGCATGGTCGTGGGCATCAGCAGGAAACTGCCCTCATCGAGCGATGGCATAAACTCCCGTCCAAGTCCGGGAAAAGTGTGATGAAGACTGCTCCACACACTGGTGGTGCGGACATTAACACCCACATTATCAAATCCCCTGGCCACGAATCCGAAAACGGTGCCAAAGCCCATCCAGATATTGAGTCCCAGAATCAAAATCACAACCGGTATGGCCAGGAATATTCTCTTGTGGTTAAGAAACCACATAAGAATTTGCGGGTAGAAATGAAGGAACAACCTGAACAGTCCCAGAACCAGCGAAATCACAATTACCAGGAACAATATATTGATAAACAGGCTCCTCTCAACCCCGATGGGCAACCATTCGCTGGCAAGCAATATCAGCACCACCAGCAGGGTTATACCCATATTTATTATGGTTTTGTATGGCTTTACCCTTTCGGGGAAAATATTCTGAAGTAATCCCGAAATCCCAAGCAGCACCAGGAACAATCCTGCCCACCACAATATGCTAAATGCAATCACTGCTCCGGCTATAGTCAGCAGTCCGTTCAGCGCAAGCCTTACGTAAAGGTTTTTGAACCAGCCGGTGAACTTTTTCATCCGTAACTTACCTGAGAACTGGTAAGCCAGGACAGGCATAAAGGCCATTGTTATGATCAGCGAGGCGACCAGGGCAAAGGTTTTCGTGAACGCCAGCGGTGAGAACAGCCTTCCCTCTGCCGCCTGCAGCGTAAATACCGGCAGGAAACTTACAATGGTGGTGCTTACCGCGGTGAGTATTGCAGGGGCAACTTCCGCGGAAGCTTCATATATGGTCTCCAGCCTGTTCCTTGCCGAACCTGCCGCCTCACGCAGATGACGCAGTATGTTTTCGTTCATGATAATGCCCAGGTCGACCATCGTACCTATCGAAATGGCTATCCCCGAAAGGGCAACTATATTGGCATCGACCCTGAAATATTTCATCATGATGAAACTCATCAGCACAGCCAGGGGCAACAGGGCCGAGATCAGCAGTGAGGTACGCAGGTGATAGACCATCACGATGATCACTATGATCGAGATAAGGATCTGGAGGATAATGGCATCATTAAGGGTGCCCAGGGTTTCGTATATAAGTTGTGTACGGTCGTAGAAAGGCACTATGGTAACCTGTGACACCGTGCCGTCATCCAGCTCACGGGATGGCAGTCCGGAGCTGATCTCTGC
The DNA window shown above is from Marinilabiliales bacterium and carries:
- a CDS encoding efflux RND transporter permease subunit; its protein translation is VAPFNWDIDVLPRDPVPVDAIPDIGENQQIIFTEWMGRSPQDIEDQITYPLTSALLGIPGVTSIRSTSMFGFSSIYVIFDEDVEYYWSRSRILEKLNALPPGLLPGGVNPQLGPDATALGQVFWYTLEGLDENGDPAGGWDLHELRSIHDFYVRLSLNSVQGVSEVASAGGHVKEYQVDLDPDELRTRNISIMQVARALQQSNRETAANTMEYNMAEYLIRGLGYIESLDDIRQTVVAVNNNVPVRIEDIAKVNIGPAVRNHGGILDKGGVEAVGGVVVARYGENPLQVIQNVKDKIAEISSGLPSRELDDGTVSQVTIVPFYDRTQLIYETLGTLNDAIILQILISIIVIIVMVYHLRTSLLISALLPLAVLMSFIMMKYFRVDANIVALSGIAISIGTMVDLGIIMNENILRHLREAAGSARNRLETIYEASAEVAPAILTAVSTTIVSFLPVFTLQAAEGRLFSPLAFTKTFALVASLIITMAFMPVLAYQFSGKLRMKKFTGWFKNLYVRLALNGLLTIAGAVIAFSILWWAGLFLVLLGISGLLQNIFPERVKPYKTIINMGITLLVVLILLASEWLPIGVERSLFINILFLVIVISLVLGLFRLFLHFYPQILMWFLNHKRIFLAIPVVILILGLNIWMGFGTVFGFVARGFDNVGVNVRTTSVWSSLHHTFPGLGREFMPSLDEGSFLLMPTTMPHTGIEYNLKVLQELDRRVASIPEVEMVVGKAGRAESPLDPAPMTMFENVINYRSEYKSDMDGRKIRFEVDRDGEFVRDENGELIPHPRGRYYRQWRDHIQTPDDIWQEITRAARFPGLTSAPKLQPIETRLVMLQTGMRAPMGMKVFGPDLETIEGFAMQMEGVLQEVPYIRGSTVFADRVVGKPYLEIKPDRRALARHGITVEEFQHVVEVAIGGMTMTTTVEGRERYNIRARYARDFRDEPEKLKDIWLSSPAGYQIPLGEVAEITFRRGPGMIRGEDTFLVAYITFDKEQGHADLSVIEQATEMIEQRIESGDIVVPQGVNFQFSGNYENQMRAERRLMLVIPLSMIVIFLILYFQFRSVSTSLMIFSAIALAFAGGFLMLWLYGQSWFMNFSAFGVNMRDLFQMDVVNLSVAVWVGFIALFGIATDDGVLIATYLQNSFKKHKPENREELYAAVLEAGKKRVRPALMTTATTLLALLPILTSTGRGADIMIPMAIPAFGGMTIALITLFLVPVLFTAWNERMLSQDNSNEAELP